Part of the Cellulomonas taurus genome, GCCAACGTGGTCGGCGGCAACATCAAGGCGCTGCTGCCGAGCCAGGGGTCGCTGACCCTGCCGCAGGTGGCCGCCGCCGTTCCCCAGGCACCCGCCGACGCTCCGGCGCACACCCTGGCACTCGACTGGCGCGGTCACCCGCTGTCGGTCGTCGTCTGGCTGTTCTGAACCCTCTCTGCTCAGCAAACCCGCTCAACAACCTGAAGGATGTGACCCGCCATGATCCGCGTGCTCATCGCCGACGACAGCCGTGTCATGCGGCAGATCGTGATCCGCACGCTGCGCCAGGCCGGCTACGACTGGGAGGTCCGTGAGGCCGCCGACGGGGCCGAGGCCCTGCAGGCGGTCCGGGACGACGAGCCCGACGTCGTGCTGTCCGACTGGAACATGCCGGAGATGACCGGCATCGACCTGCTGCGTCGTCTCCGGGCGGAGGGCTTCGGCACCCCGTTCGGCTTCGTGACCTCGGAGGGGTCGCCGGAGATGCGGGAGACCGCGGAGGCGGCCGGTGCGCTGTTCCTGATCGCCAAGCCGTTCACCCCGGACTCGTTCCGCGAGGTCATCGAGCCGGTGCTGGCATGAGCGACGCGACTCCGCTGCCCGCCGCGCTGGAGGTGCGGGAGCTCTGGGAGGGGCTGGTCGGCCGGGACGTGTCGGTGACCACCGGCGGCCCGATGGTCGATCCGGTGCTGAACGGTGGTGCTCAGGTCGGGGTGTACGTCGACCGCGCGATGCAGCTGTCGGCGCTGGTGCTCTTCGACCTGCCACTCGCTGCCCGGATGGGTGCCGCGATCGCGTTGGTGCCGCAGGCCGCCGCCGAGACCGCGGTGATCGAGGAGCAGCTGCCCAGCTCGCTGTCGGAGAACTCCGCCGAGATCCTCAACGTGATGGCGGCGCTGTTCAACGTCGGTGACGCCCCGCACCTCAAGCTCGACACGGTCTACAACCCGCGCGAGCCGCTGCCGTCCGATGTGGCGCGCTGGGTGCTGGCGTACGTCCGTCGGCTCGATCTGGAGGTCGAGGTCGCCGGCTACGGCAGGGGTACTGCCTCGGTGCTCGTCATCTGAGTGCTACTCAAAAGTAGCGGTCGCTACTCTCACGTAGCGCGCTGCCACTACCTGGTTCAGGCCCCGGGACCCCTCAATTCAGGGGTCTCGGGGCCTCTGGTGGTTTCCGGGCCGGTGCGGCGCGACCTAGCGTTCTGGGCATGCCGACAGACCGCCGAGGGAAGCCTCTCGACCGTGAGGACGCACGCGGCCGAGGCTTGCCGGTTGCTGTTCGGCTGACAGTCGACCGGGCTCCGCACGCCGAGAACCCCCTTGCCGGCGTGCGGGTCCGGTCGACCATCCCGGGTGTCACGGTCACCGGGCGGCTGCCCGACGTCTGGCGCGCGGCACTGGCGGCCGCCGGCCTTCGTCCGGTCCCCGATGTCGTCCCGGCGATCGCCCATCTGGTCGCCCCGGCAGGCCGGCCGGACCGACTGACGGGCGTGCTCCGCGGCGGTGATCTGGTGCTGCTCCTGGACGGTGCCGACCGACTCGGCGCCGTCGCCGCCGCATTCGGTGCCGCCCGGCCGGAGTTCGCGTTGCTGCCCGATGCCGACCGCCCGTGCGTCCATCTCGCGCAGGCACGGCTCCGTGGCGGTGTGGCGCAGGGGCCGCACCGTGTGATCGGTGCCACGGCCCAGGCGGCGATCCTGGCGAGTGCGCTGCTCCGGCGGCTGTGCCCCGGGCGTCTCGATCTGTTCGCCCCCGCCCACCTGGGTGCCGAGCCGACCCTGCTCTGGTCCGAGCCGCGGAACCGGACCTGACTGACCGACCGGTCATGCCAGAATTCGTCGCATGTCCACCACCACTCCGGGCACCGCTGTGCCCGCGGCGCCGCGCAACGCGCTGGACCGCTTCTTCAAGATCACCGAGCGCGGCTCGTCCATCGGCGCGGAGGTCCGCGGCGGTCTGGTGACCTTCTTCGCGATGAGCTACATCATCGTGCTGAACCCGCTCATCATCGGCACCGCCCAGGACGGCACCGGCCAGTTCCTCGGCGGCGGTGACGGCCCGAACCTGGCGATGGTCGCGGCGACGACCGCTCTGGTGGCCGGGCTGATGTCGATCCTGATGGGTGTCGTGGCGAACTTCCCGCTGGCGCTCGCCGCCGGTCTGGGCCTGAACGCGGCCGTCGCCTTCTCGATCGCGGCGCTGCCGGACATGACCTGGGCCGACGCGATGGGCATCGTGGTGCTGGAGGGCATCCTGATCCTGATCCTGGTGCTCACCGGGTTCCGGCAGGCGGTCTTCCAGGCGGTGCCGATGGAGCTCAAGACGGCGATCAGCGTCGGCATCGGCCTGTTCGTCGCCTTCGTCGGCTTGGTGAACGCCGGCTTCGTGCGGATCCCGGCCAGTCAGTCCACCCCGGTCGAGCTGGGCATCGGCGGCTCGCTGGGCGCGTGGCCGCTGCTGGTGTTCCTGGTCGGCGTGTTCATCGCGGTCATCCTGATGACCCGCAAGGTGAAGGGTGCCATCCTGATCGCGATCGTGGCGTCCACCGTGCTGGCGGTCGTCGTCGAGGCGATCACCCACGTCGGCGTGCGGACCGCGGACAACGGTGGTGGCTGGGCGCTGAACGTGCCCGCGCTGCCGGACGGCGTGGTCGCCGCGCCCGACTTCTCCCTGCTGGGTCAGTTCTCCCTGTTCGGCTCGATCGGCAAGATCGGCGTCGTCGCCGTCATCCTGCTGGTGTTCTCGCTGATGGTCGCCGACTTCTTCGACACCATGGGCACGATGGTCGCCGTCGGCGGTGAGGCCGGTCTGCTGGACAAGGGCGGCAACCCGCCGCGCACCAAGCAGATCCTGATCGTCGACTCGGTGGCGGCCATCGCCGGTGGCGCCGGGTCGGTGTCCTCGAACACCTCCTACGTGGAGTCCTCCGCCGGTGTCGGCGACGGGGCGCGCACCGGTCTGGCCTCGGTGGTCACCGGCATCGCCTTCCTGCTCGCGACCTTCCTGTCGCCGCTGATCGAGATGGTGCCCTCCGAGGCCGCCACCCCGGCGCTGGTCGTGGTCGGCTTCCTGATGTTCCAGCAGATCACCGGCATCGACTGGAAGAACTTCGAGGTCGCGATCCCGGCGTTCCTCACCGTGATCCTGATGCCCTTCGCGTACTCGATCACCGTGGGCATCGGCGCGGGCGTGGTGTCCTTCGTGGTGCTGAAGATCGCCGTCGGCAAGATCCGGCTGATCCACCCGATGATGTGGGTGGCCACGGTCCTGTTCGGGATCTACTTCCTCACCGAGCCGATCAAGGGCCTGCTCGGACTCTGAGTACCGGCTGAGTGCTGCCGCCGGGTAGGTTCGGGGGAATCCCTCCGGCAGCAGAAGGACCCCATGCGTATCTCCGTCATCGGTTGCGGCTACCTCGGTGCCGTGCACGCGGCCAGCATGGCCACCCTCGGTCACACCGTCGTCGGTGTGGACGTGGACAGCGCGAAGATCGACCGGTTGGCCGCCGGTACCGCTCCGTTCTACGAGCCGGGTCTCCCCGAACTCCTGGACGGGCTGCGGGACAGCGACCGGCTCACCTTCACCACGGACCTGTCCCGGGTGCGGGGTGCCACGGTGCACTTCCTGTGCGTCGGCACCCCGCAGAAGGACGGCGAGTTCCGGGCCGATCTGTCCTATGTGGAGTCGTCCTTCGAGGCGTTGAAGCCCTACCTGAACCCGGGTGACCTGGTGGTGGGCAAGTCGACGGTCCCGGTCGGGACCGCGGAGGAGCTGGCGGCGCGTCTGGCGGGCACCGGCGCGACGCTGGTGTGGAACCCCGAGTTCCTGCGCGAGGGCTTCGCGGTGCAGGACACGCTGCACCCCGACCGGCTGGTCTACGGGCTGCCGACCGACGCCGACGGCAACCCCACCCCGGAGGGAGAGCTGGCCCGCGGCGTCCTGGACCAGGTCTACGCCGCACCGCTGGCCGAGGGTGCGCCGCTGGTGATCACGGACTATCCGACCGCGCAGCTGGTGAAGGTCGCGGCGAACTCCTTCCTGGCCACCAAGATCTCGTTCATCAACGCGATGGCCGAGCTGTGCGAGGCGACCGGTGCGGACGTGACCCGGCTGGCGGATGCGATCGGGCACGACGTGCGGATCGGTCGCAAGTTCCTGAACGCCGGGCTCGGCTTCGGGGGCGGGTGCCTGCCCAAGGACATCCGGGCGTTCATGGCGCGGGCCGGTGAGCTGGGGGTGGACCAGGCGCTGTCCTTCCTCAAGGAGGTCGACGCGATCAACATGCGGCGCCGGGTGCGGATGGTCGACCTGGCCCGTGAGGTCTGCGGCGGGTCGATCGTCGGACGCCGGATCGCGGTGCTGGGGGCGGCGTTCAAGCCGAACTCGGACGACATCCGCGACTCGCCCGCACTGTCGGTGGCCGGTCAGATGCAGCTGCAGGGTGCGCACGTCACCGTGACCGACCCGCAGGCGGTCGAGAACGCCCGCACCGCCTGGCCGGGTCTGCACTACGCCACCTCGGTCGCGGAGGCGGTGCAGGACGCCGATGTGGTGCTGTTGGCCACCGAGTGGGACGAGTACCGCGAGCTGGACCCGGACTCCATCGCCGACCTGGTCGCCCAACGGCACATCCTGGACGGCCGCAATGTGCTGGAGCCGACCCGGTGGCGCGCCGCCGGCTGGACCTACCGGGCGCTCGGCCGCCCCTGAACCGACCGCGTCGAACGCGTCGAGAGTTCGTCGGACACCCCCGGACCGCAGGACGGTCCGGGGGTGTCTCGTATGACGAACGACCCATGTCGTGAGCTGAGGTAATGACCTAAGCTAACGACCATGCCCGAACCGACCCCCGCCCAGTGCCGTCCCGGTGCCCTGGCGGGTGAGCTGCGCGGCGCGATCGGCGTCTCCCATCGCCGGATCCGCTCCCGTCGTGGGGCCGCGGACCTGCCGGATGCCCAGTTCACCGTGCTCGCCGTGCTGCTCCGGGAGGGGCCGCTGACCCCCGGTGCCCTGGCCGACCGCGAGCACGTGCAGCCGCCCACCATGACCCGGACCGTCAACACGCTGGTCGACCTCGGCTTCGTCACCAAGGAGCCGCACCCCACCGACGGCCGGTTGGTGATGGTCCGGCTCACCGCGGCGGGGGAGTCCGAGGTCCGGGAGACCCGTCGGCGCCGGGACGACTGGCTGGCGCAGCAACTGAAGAAACTCACCGCAGAAGAGCGGTCGACCCTGGCGGAGGCTGCCGTGCTGCTCCGCCGGATCACGGCCGCGGGATGACCCGTCGATGAACTCCACTTTCGCCTCGCTCAAGATCCACAACTACCGCCTCTGGTTCGCCGGTGCGCTGGTCGCCAACGTCGGCACCTGGATGCAGCGCGTCGCCCAGGACTGGCTGGTGCTGACCGACCTCTCCGACGACTCAGGGCTCGCGGTCGGGATCACCACCGCGCTCCAGTTCGCCCCGACCCTGCTGCTGTCCGCCTGGGCCGGGCTGCTCGCCGACCGGGTCAACCGCCGCAAGCTGCTGATCGCCAGCCAGGTCGCGCAAGGACTGCTCGCCCTCGGGCTCGGGCTGCTGGTGCTGTCCGGGCACGCCCAGCTCTGGCAGGTCTACCTGTTCGCCCTCGCCCTGGGCTGCGTCGCCGCGATCGACCAGCCGGTGCGCCAGACCTTCGTCGCCGAACTGGTCCCGGCCGGGAAGCTGTCGAACGCCGTCGGGCTGAACAGCGCCTCCTTCAACGCCGCACGGTTGATCGGCCCCGGGCTCGCCGGTCTGCTGATCGCCGCCTTCGGCTCGGGTTGGGCCTTCGTCATCAACGGCGCGACCTTCGCCGCGACGATCCTCGCGCTGACCAAGATGCGCACCGATCAGCTCTACTCGATGCCCGCCGCTCCCCGGGCGAAGGGCCAGATCCGCGAGGGCATCCGGTACGTCCGGCACCGCTCCGACATCCTGGTGATCATGGTCGTGATCGGGGTGGTCTCCACCTTCGGCCTCAACTTCCAGATGACCAGCGCGATGATGGCCCGCTCCGAGTTCGGCAAGGGCGCGGGGGAGTACGGCATCCTCGGCTCGATCATGGCGATCGGGTCGCTGGCCGGGGCGCTGCTCGCCGCCCGGCGGGAACGGCCGCGGGTCCGGCTGGTGATCGGTGCCGCCTTCGGCTTCGGCATCGCGACCGGGGTGCAGGCATTGATGCCGACCTACGCCTCCTATGCCGTCGCCGCGATCCCGGTCGGCCTCGCCTCGCTCACCATGCTCACCGCGGCGAACACGACGATCCAGATGTCCACCGACCCCGCGGTGCGCGGCCGGGTCATGTCGCTCTACATGATCGTGATGCTCGGGGCGACGCCGATCGGCGCGCCGATCGTGGGCTGGATCGGTGAGCACTTCGGCGCCCGCTGGTCCATCGGCATCGGTTCGATCACCGCGCTGCTGGTGGCCACCCTCGCGGCGGTGTGGGCCAAGAAGCGCTGGCAGGTGGAGCTGCACTACCGGGTGCGGGCGCGGCCGCACCTGCAGGTGATCT contains:
- a CDS encoding MFS transporter → MNSTFASLKIHNYRLWFAGALVANVGTWMQRVAQDWLVLTDLSDDSGLAVGITTALQFAPTLLLSAWAGLLADRVNRRKLLIASQVAQGLLALGLGLLVLSGHAQLWQVYLFALALGCVAAIDQPVRQTFVAELVPAGKLSNAVGLNSASFNAARLIGPGLAGLLIAAFGSGWAFVINGATFAATILALTKMRTDQLYSMPAAPRAKGQIREGIRYVRHRSDILVIMVVIGVVSTFGLNFQMTSAMMARSEFGKGAGEYGILGSIMAIGSLAGALLAARRERPRVRLVIGAAFGFGIATGVQALMPTYASYAVAAIPVGLASLTMLTAANTTIQMSTDPAVRGRVMSLYMIVMLGATPIGAPIVGWIGEHFGARWSIGIGSITALLVATLAAVWAKKRWQVELHYRVRARPHLQVIYPRRAADRVAAQEVTDASAT
- a CDS encoding NCS2 family permease, with protein sequence MSTTTPGTAVPAAPRNALDRFFKITERGSSIGAEVRGGLVTFFAMSYIIVLNPLIIGTAQDGTGQFLGGGDGPNLAMVAATTALVAGLMSILMGVVANFPLALAAGLGLNAAVAFSIAALPDMTWADAMGIVVLEGILILILVLTGFRQAVFQAVPMELKTAISVGIGLFVAFVGLVNAGFVRIPASQSTPVELGIGGSLGAWPLLVFLVGVFIAVILMTRKVKGAILIAIVASTVLAVVVEAITHVGVRTADNGGGWALNVPALPDGVVAAPDFSLLGQFSLFGSIGKIGVVAVILLVFSLMVADFFDTMGTMVAVGGEAGLLDKGGNPPRTKQILIVDSVAAIAGGAGSVSSNTSYVESSAGVGDGARTGLASVVTGIAFLLATFLSPLIEMVPSEAATPALVVVGFLMFQQITGIDWKNFEVAIPAFLTVILMPFAYSITVGIGAGVVSFVVLKIAVGKIRLIHPMMWVATVLFGIYFLTEPIKGLLGL
- a CDS encoding MarR family winged helix-turn-helix transcriptional regulator — encoded protein: MPEPTPAQCRPGALAGELRGAIGVSHRRIRSRRGAADLPDAQFTVLAVLLREGPLTPGALADREHVQPPTMTRTVNTLVDLGFVTKEPHPTDGRLVMVRLTAAGESEVRETRRRRDDWLAQQLKKLTAEERSTLAEAAVLLRRITAAG
- a CDS encoding UDP-glucose dehydrogenase family protein: MRISVIGCGYLGAVHAASMATLGHTVVGVDVDSAKIDRLAAGTAPFYEPGLPELLDGLRDSDRLTFTTDLSRVRGATVHFLCVGTPQKDGEFRADLSYVESSFEALKPYLNPGDLVVGKSTVPVGTAEELAARLAGTGATLVWNPEFLREGFAVQDTLHPDRLVYGLPTDADGNPTPEGELARGVLDQVYAAPLAEGAPLVITDYPTAQLVKVAANSFLATKISFINAMAELCEATGADVTRLADAIGHDVRIGRKFLNAGLGFGGGCLPKDIRAFMARAGELGVDQALSFLKEVDAINMRRRVRMVDLAREVCGGSIVGRRIAVLGAAFKPNSDDIRDSPALSVAGQMQLQGAHVTVTDPQAVENARTAWPGLHYATSVAEAVQDADVVLLATEWDEYRELDPDSIADLVAQRHILDGRNVLEPTRWRAAGWTYRALGRP
- a CDS encoding response regulator — encoded protein: MIRVLIADDSRVMRQIVIRTLRQAGYDWEVREAADGAEALQAVRDDEPDVVLSDWNMPEMTGIDLLRRLRAEGFGTPFGFVTSEGSPEMRETAEAAGALFLIAKPFTPDSFREVIEPVLA